Proteins found in one Armatimonadota bacterium genomic segment:
- a CDS encoding ComEC/Rec2 family competence protein, with amino-acid sequence MNSNLRRIRPERVVLIALMLAVAIASVAVYRAGARTLTVTFLDVGQGDSALIQAPGGRTLLIDGGGRGSPYTGSSDVGERVIVPAMLVRGATHLDGIIVTHADDDHVNGLDTVVQQVPVAMILDPLLPHPAAPYERLRALAQEREIPIIRARVGQRFNLGRGIAAAVLHPGLVPITGTAADTNNNSVVLRLIYGKVSMLFTGDLETEGQRQLLARGLPLRSTVLKVPHHGGDAEAMPDFIRAVRPQLAIISVGADNPFGHPSPAAVERLRAVGARIERTDLAGAITVASDGATWTVESYRSAARRP; translated from the coding sequence ATGAACTCCAACCTGCGGCGCATCCGCCCGGAGCGGGTCGTCCTGATCGCGCTCATGCTCGCGGTGGCGATCGCGTCGGTCGCCGTTTACCGCGCGGGCGCGCGCACCCTGACGGTGACCTTCCTCGATGTCGGCCAGGGGGACTCGGCGTTGATCCAGGCGCCGGGCGGGCGCACGCTGCTGATCGACGGCGGCGGGCGGGGCAGCCCCTACACCGGCAGCTCCGATGTCGGCGAGCGGGTGATCGTGCCCGCGATGCTCGTGCGCGGCGCCACCCACCTCGACGGCATCATCGTCACCCACGCCGACGACGACCACGTCAACGGCCTGGACACGGTGGTGCAGCAGGTGCCGGTGGCGATGATCCTGGACCCGCTGCTGCCGCACCCGGCAGCGCCTTACGAGCGACTGCGGGCGCTGGCGCAGGAGCGCGAGATCCCGATCATCCGCGCGCGCGTGGGACAGCGCTTCAATCTCGGGCGCGGCATCGCCGCCGCGGTGCTGCACCCGGGGCTGGTGCCGATCACCGGAACGGCGGCGGACACCAACAACAACTCGGTGGTGCTGCGCCTGATCTATGGCAAGGTGAGCATGCTGTTCACCGGCGACCTCGAGACCGAGGGGCAGCGTCAACTGCTGGCGCGCGGCCTGCCGCTGCGCAGCACCGTGCTCAAGGTGCCCCACCACGGCGGCGACGCCGAGGCGATGCCCGATTTCATCCGCGCGGTGCGCCCGCAGTTGGCCATCATCTCCGTGGGCGCGGACAACCCCTTCGGCCATCCCAGCCCGGCGGCGGTCGAGCGCCTGCGCGCGGTGGGCGCCAGGATCGAGCGCACCGATCTCGCCGGCGCCATCACCGTCGCCAGCGACGGCGCGACGTGGACCGTCGAGTCGTACCGCTCCGCTGCGCGCCGGCCGTAG
- a CDS encoding MFS transporter, translating into MVERRHRGGLGRQLLLLVVAACCMAAAMKIFDATFNNFINDTFHLSAEQRGRLEFPRELPGFLVAVFAGVFFFMNEVRLAALALAVLAVGNIGIGLVGRDYWTMIAFMFLYSAGMHLFGPLRGAIVLAASQPHERGTRLGQVGGMQVAAGIAGAAVVWLGWKHLHMSYTTLFVVSGGLALAGALVMLGMRPVERHPGARPKLVVKRKYALFYLLSVLFGARKQIFITFGPWVLIKVFGQSPSTFGLLSVIASVIGSWMLPQLGRWIDRLGERAILMAEAALLVWVCISYGYAERFAGAWALYVVCATLVLDELLFAVGMARTTYMDKIAETKADLTASLSLSVSIDHAVSMTVPALGGWLWVRYGYPVVFLAGAVIALANLAAASRVRVARSTDLRGGEAPSAT; encoded by the coding sequence GTGGTCGAGCGTCGGCATCGAGGAGGGCTGGGGCGGCAGTTGCTGCTGCTGGTCGTCGCCGCATGCTGCATGGCAGCGGCGATGAAGATCTTCGATGCCACTTTCAACAACTTCATCAACGACACGTTCCACCTGTCGGCGGAGCAGCGGGGGCGCTTGGAGTTCCCGCGCGAGCTGCCGGGGTTCCTGGTGGCGGTCTTCGCCGGGGTGTTCTTCTTCATGAACGAGGTGCGGCTGGCGGCGCTGGCGCTGGCGGTGCTGGCGGTGGGCAACATTGGCATCGGGCTGGTAGGGCGCGACTACTGGACGATGATCGCCTTCATGTTTCTCTACAGCGCCGGCATGCACTTGTTCGGGCCCTTGCGTGGGGCCATCGTTCTGGCCGCGTCTCAGCCCCACGAGCGCGGCACCCGCCTGGGGCAGGTGGGAGGCATGCAGGTCGCGGCGGGGATCGCCGGGGCGGCGGTGGTGTGGCTGGGCTGGAAGCACCTGCACATGAGCTACACCACGCTCTTCGTCGTCTCCGGCGGGCTTGCGCTGGCGGGGGCGCTGGTGATGCTGGGCATGCGCCCGGTGGAGCGCCACCCGGGAGCGCGACCCAAGCTCGTGGTCAAGCGCAAGTATGCGCTGTTCTACCTGCTGTCGGTGCTCTTCGGCGCGCGCAAGCAGATCTTCATCACCTTCGGGCCGTGGGTGCTGATCAAGGTCTTCGGGCAGTCCCCTTCGACCTTTGGGCTGCTGTCCGTCATCGCCAGCGTCATCGGCAGTTGGATGCTGCCGCAGCTTGGGCGGTGGATTGACCGCCTGGGTGAGCGCGCGATCCTGATGGCGGAAGCGGCCTTGCTGGTGTGGGTGTGCATCAGCTACGGCTATGCCGAGCGCTTCGCGGGCGCGTGGGCGCTCTACGTGGTGTGCGCCACGCTGGTGCTGGATGAGTTGCTCTTCGCGGTGGGCATGGCGCGAACCACCTACATGGACAAGATCGCCGAGACCAAGGCCGACCTCACCGCGTCGCTCAGCCTGTCGGTGTCCATAGACCACGCGGTTTCGATGACGGTGCCGGCGCTGGGGGGCTGGCTGTGGGTGCGTTACGGGTATCCGGTAGTGTTCCTGGCAGGGGCGGTGATCGCGTTGGCGAACCTGGCCGCGGCGAGCCGGGTGCGGGTGGCCCGCTCGACGGACCTGCGCGGCGGCGAGGCCCCCTCGGCGACGTAG
- the sppA gene encoding signal peptide peptidase SppA: MEQPTQPSQWPQPPTPQPPPRRGMSAGAKWAIGCGVAAALMIFALVILAIAGVVSAIGAAGQYGGLPSGNVALIRVEGAITAGGGAGLFDSTASSERIVGQLRQASDVDRIKAVLVRIDSPGGSAAASQEIYDEIRRVRDRGKPVYASMGDVAASGGYYVASAAERIYANPGTITGSIGVISANLNLSGLFDKLGIAPEVVKTGEFKDMGSGLRPMTERERQLTRQLLDSIYQQFVSAVADGRGLSKPEVLKLADGRVFTGEQARRLKLVDELGGMRPALRALARRAGVRGEPELVELGKRGLVEVLFGDTRASAPPRLGGLLYDRLADLVARGALASPER; this comes from the coding sequence ATGGAACAACCGACCCAACCATCGCAGTGGCCGCAGCCGCCGACCCCCCAGCCGCCCCCCCGCCGGGGCATGAGCGCCGGCGCGAAATGGGCCATCGGCTGCGGCGTTGCCGCGGCGCTGATGATCTTCGCGCTGGTCATCCTGGCGATCGCGGGAGTGGTGAGCGCCATCGGCGCGGCCGGCCAGTACGGCGGGCTGCCCAGCGGCAATGTCGCGCTCATCCGGGTCGAGGGGGCCATCACCGCCGGGGGCGGGGCGGGCCTGTTTGACTCGACCGCCTCGTCGGAGCGCATCGTGGGGCAACTGCGACAGGCCTCCGATGTCGATCGCATCAAGGCGGTGCTGGTGCGGATTGACAGCCCGGGCGGCAGCGCCGCCGCGTCGCAGGAGATCTACGACGAGATCCGCCGCGTCCGCGACCGCGGCAAGCCGGTGTACGCCTCCATGGGCGACGTCGCCGCCTCCGGCGGCTACTATGTCGCCTCCGCCGCCGAGCGCATCTACGCCAACCCCGGCACCATCACCGGCAGCATCGGCGTCATCTCGGCCAACCTCAATCTCTCCGGCCTCTTCGACAAGCTCGGCATCGCCCCCGAGGTCGTCAAGACCGGCGAGTTCAAGGACATGGGGTCGGGGCTGCGCCCGATGACCGAGCGCGAGCGCCAGCTTACCAGGCAACTGCTGGATAGCATCTATCAGCAGTTCGTCAGCGCAGTCGCCGACGGGCGCGGCCTGTCTAAACCGGAGGTGCTCAAGCTCGCCGATGGGCGCGTCTTCACCGGCGAGCAGGCGCGCAGGCTCAAGCTGGTGGACGAACTCGGCGGGATGCGTCCCGCCCTGCGCGCGCTCGCCCGCCGCGCCGGGGTCAGGGGGGAGCCCGAGCTAGTAGAACTCGGCAAGCGCGGTTTGGTCGAAGTGCTGTTTGGGGATACCAGGGCGTCTGCGCCGCCGCGCTTGGGTGGATTGCTCTACGACCGCCTCGCCGACCTGGTGGCTCGCGGCGCCCTGGCCTCACCTGAGCGCTAG
- a CDS encoding mannitol-1-phosphate 5-dehydrogenase, translating into MKLVQFGAGNIGRAFVGQLFAQAGWEVVFADIDEALVAALNRARSYIVEIRDEPPGRITVRNVRAVNGGDRAAVAAELATADAAATAVGAHALNSIYPLIAAGLVRRRELRGGPLDILICENLHDAANIFRAGLAQHLPADFDLAAEVGLIETSIGKMVPLVAEEERRRDPLTVHAEAFNTLIVDGRAFKRPVPAVPGLDAKDHMAAYVHRKLFIHNLGHVAAAYLGFVAHPERSLLWQALADSRVLDIARGAMWESGRALIAAYPAEFDRAGQGEHIEDLLRRFRNRRLGDTVYRVGRDLYRKLGPGDRVVGALRLQMRHDVPPQATATALAAGLLFSAVDESGRRLPEDERFAAAVQQLGPGAVLTDVCGLDPRDCDHAYVLAGVPKLYDRLRSADTREATLDEFAAASRAAVSRIVGS; encoded by the coding sequence ATGAAACTCGTTCAATTCGGGGCGGGGAATATCGGCCGCGCCTTCGTCGGCCAGCTCTTTGCGCAAGCGGGCTGGGAGGTGGTGTTCGCAGATATTGACGAGGCCCTGGTTGCCGCGTTGAATCGCGCGCGCAGCTACATCGTCGAAATCCGCGACGAGCCGCCCGGCCGCATTACCGTTCGCAACGTGCGCGCCGTAAACGGCGGCGACCGCGCCGCCGTCGCCGCCGAGCTCGCCACCGCTGACGCCGCCGCGACCGCGGTGGGGGCGCACGCCCTCAACTCGATCTACCCCCTCATCGCCGCCGGCCTCGTGCGCCGCCGCGAGCTGCGCGGCGGCCCCCTCGATATTCTCATCTGCGAGAACCTGCACGATGCCGCGAACATCTTCCGCGCCGGCCTCGCTCAGCACCTGCCCGCGGACTTCGATCTCGCAGCCGAGGTCGGCCTGATCGAGACCAGCATCGGCAAGATGGTGCCGCTGGTCGCCGAGGAGGAGCGCCGCCGCGACCCCCTGACCGTCCATGCCGAAGCGTTCAACACCCTCATCGTTGACGGGCGCGCCTTCAAGCGGCCGGTGCCGGCCGTACCCGGCCTCGACGCCAAGGACCACATGGCCGCCTATGTTCACCGCAAGCTGTTCATTCACAACCTGGGGCATGTGGCGGCGGCCTACTTGGGTTTCGTCGCCCACCCCGAGCGCAGCCTGCTGTGGCAGGCGCTGGCGGACTCGCGCGTACTCGATATCGCCCGCGGCGCCATGTGGGAATCGGGGCGCGCGCTGATCGCGGCCTACCCCGCGGAGTTCGACCGCGCCGGCCAAGGAGAGCACATCGAGGACCTGCTGCGGCGGTTCCGTAACCGCCGCCTGGGCGATACCGTCTATCGCGTCGGGCGCGACCTATACCGCAAGCTCGGGCCTGGCGACCGCGTCGTGGGCGCGCTGCGCCTGCAGATGCGCCACGACGTGCCCCCGCAGGCTACCGCGACGGCGCTGGCAGCGGGGCTGCTGTTTAGCGCGGTGGACGAGAGCGGCCGCCGCCTGCCGGAGGACGAACGCTTCGCCGCTGCCGTCCAGCAACTCGGCCCAGGCGCGGTGCTGACCGACGTGTGCGGGCTTGACCCGCGCGACTGCGACCACGCGTATGTCCTGGCGGGAGTGCCCAAGCTGTACGATCGGCTCCGCTCCGCCGACACGCGCGAGGCGACCCTGGATGAGTTCGCCGCCGCCTCGCGCGCCGCTGTCTCCAGGATAGTCGGTTCGTGA
- a CDS encoding TIM barrel protein yields MARRVHLDIGINGAFLTRRWEQPDSFMRLTREVGYEYHEFCADVLDPFFSGGREYQLAAAREIRDAAQRHGVTITDIYTGVATHRFHGLSHSNAVVRERMVDWVVDCMDLALAMGTDRIGGHWDAISVETLGDPARTEWALRNLHRTFRRLALTAAEKGLAAIYNEQMYVPSEVPWTLDQAQEFLIEVNRPDVGQAPPPVHGTTARPLAAVAVACDLATEGPDESGFGNGNATRRAPVYLTVDVGHMAGEHYGLSGADTDYAAWLERFGAFAEIVHLQQTTRDASHHWPFTPEYNERGHVRIERVLAAIERSHAKAADAAVAEVLAPVATTYLIAEIIPGSTKTEERLLDELAQSAQYLRQFVPAGGVELTF; encoded by the coding sequence ATGGCGCGCAGAGTCCACCTCGACATCGGCATCAACGGCGCCTTCCTCACCCGCCGCTGGGAGCAGCCCGACAGCTTCATGCGCCTCACCCGCGAGGTGGGCTACGAGTACCACGAGTTCTGCGCTGATGTCCTCGATCCGTTCTTCAGCGGTGGCCGCGAGTACCAACTCGCGGCCGCGCGCGAGATCCGCGACGCCGCCCAGCGCCACGGCGTCACCATCACCGACATCTATACCGGCGTCGCCACCCACCGTTTCCACGGCCTGTCGCACAGCAACGCGGTCGTGCGCGAGCGCATGGTTGATTGGGTCGTGGACTGCATGGACCTCGCGCTGGCGATGGGCACCGACCGCATCGGCGGCCACTGGGACGCGATCTCGGTCGAGACCCTGGGCGACCCCGCGCGCACCGAGTGGGCCCTTCGCAATCTCCACCGCACCTTTCGCCGCCTCGCTCTCACCGCCGCCGAGAAGGGCCTGGCCGCCATCTACAATGAGCAGATGTACGTCCCCAGCGAAGTCCCATGGACTCTCGACCAAGCCCAGGAGTTCCTGATCGAGGTCAACCGCCCGGATGTGGGACAGGCGCCCCCGCCGGTCCATGGCACAACGGCTAGGCCGTTGGCCGCCGTGGCGGTCGCTTGCGACCTAGCCACCGAGGGCCCCGATGAATCGGGATTCGGAAACGGCAATGCCACACGTAGAGCGCCGGTCTACCTCACCGTTGACGTCGGGCACATGGCGGGCGAGCACTACGGCCTGAGCGGGGCCGACACCGACTACGCGGCCTGGCTGGAGCGCTTCGGCGCGTTCGCCGAAATCGTCCACCTCCAGCAGACGACGCGCGACGCCAGCCATCACTGGCCCTTCACCCCCGAGTACAACGAGCGTGGGCACGTGCGCATCGAGCGCGTGCTGGCGGCCATCGAGCGTTCGCACGCGAAGGCCGCCGATGCGGCGGTGGCGGAGGTGCTGGCGCCGGTGGCGACGACCTACCTCATCGCGGAGATCATCCCCGGCTCCACCAAGACCGAGGAGCGGTTGCTCGACGAACTGGCGCAGTCCGCGCAGTACCTGCGGCAGTTCGTGCCGGCGGGGGGCGTGGAGCTGACGTTCTGA
- the smc gene encoding chromosome segregation protein SMC codes for MHLKRLELCGFKTFADRTNLEFGPGVSAIVGPNGSGKSNIADAILWVLGEQSMKTLRSQRAQDVIFSGTAGRRRVGFAEAHLTLDNSDRGLPLDFTEVTVTRRVFRSGEGEYLINGVPCRLRDIHDLFMDTGIGRQAYSVINQNEVDAILSIRSEDRRALIEEAAGVQKYRHRKEEAQRKLGHTEQNLLRLSDIINELESQVEPLAQQAEHARSYRELSRELSQVKRALLVDEHQAACASIERARQRELDLAEELHRARTEGETLAAAEAALRAELQQAELELEELRTVAARTASEAQRAQADASLREERLRSASARREQLQQEIEQTSARIAQAAADLEGGERERAELADRSAQLATEIAHWAQTLCEVEARIPAADQAVEAARRDYLVALDAAAAERNRLHQCQSLRKALEQRVQRLQERLTTAQEACRTATASAAEAAARIEQLTSERAAAQTEMEQAAAARIETSAALAALERDRGDLREAISAAAARLQALCEMNNGAGADGAKALLEAAGQGRLPGPLQALRAVLQPRPGMEIAVEAALGIHVHGVIAHEEETAAASVRLLRASDIGRASVVVCRAGATTGLDPRDLPGCLGTAAGVVECPPWARPAVERLLGKILIVGTPEAARSLTVCALPWEAIVTVDGEVTYPSGVVVAGRPGAGPLRRAREMEELERQLAELRSRLDEVTRTRDDAGRWMEDLAVAEASASEHVQRCREGLERRRKEREAAAEQLARLHAEREGVESELASLGPELEQARADEHALTPQAEQANARQQQAEEALATAEETASSERAQRESMAQELMRLRLESAGVEGRINASRIAAAKVAQTREQLGAELEADHALLAQAEARVEELNAIEQDATQAIERLTIAAQARQVEVERAKDRRQGLLEAISAKLEGQKERAAAAEELQGRLHRSELRTTQLHSEIGFLERTLQEEFGLEIKQALLTHTPVPSREQARLRVRELEAGIAELGEVNLGAVEEYDRVRQRLEFLSGQRADMIQARDDIQRIIAEISDTTRTRFMETFEAVAREFEDIFITLFEGGNTKLIITDPSDPLESGIDVHVQLPGKRSQNLLLLSGGERALTTVALIFALLRVRPSPFVVLDEVDAPLDEANVGRFAGILREFAEHSQFIVITHNTHTMQHAHTHYGVTMEQPGVSRLLSMRLEQAEAHAEAQA; via the coding sequence TTGCATCTGAAAAGGCTGGAGTTGTGCGGGTTCAAGACCTTCGCTGACCGCACTAACCTCGAGTTCGGCCCCGGCGTGTCCGCCATCGTCGGCCCCAACGGCAGCGGCAAGAGCAACATCGCCGACGCCATCCTGTGGGTGCTGGGCGAGCAGAGCATGAAGACCCTGCGCTCGCAGCGGGCCCAGGACGTCATCTTCTCCGGCACCGCCGGGCGCCGGCGCGTCGGCTTCGCCGAAGCCCATCTCACCCTGGACAACTCCGACCGCGGGCTTCCGCTCGACTTCACCGAGGTCACCGTCACCCGGCGCGTCTTTCGCTCCGGGGAGGGCGAATACCTCATCAACGGCGTCCCCTGCCGCTTGCGCGACATCCACGACCTGTTCATGGATACCGGCATCGGCCGCCAGGCCTACTCGGTCATCAACCAGAACGAAGTGGACGCTATTCTCTCCATTCGCTCCGAGGATCGGCGCGCGCTGATCGAGGAGGCCGCCGGCGTCCAGAAGTACCGCCACCGCAAGGAGGAGGCGCAGCGCAAGCTCGGCCATACCGAACAGAACCTGCTGCGGCTGTCGGATATCATCAACGAGCTGGAGTCCCAGGTCGAGCCGCTGGCGCAGCAGGCCGAGCACGCGCGCAGTTACCGCGAGCTGTCGCGCGAGCTGTCACAGGTCAAACGCGCGCTGCTGGTGGACGAGCACCAGGCGGCGTGCGCCAGCATCGAGCGCGCACGCCAGCGCGAGCTTGATCTCGCCGAGGAGCTGCACCGCGCCCGCACCGAGGGCGAGACTCTCGCCGCCGCCGAGGCTGCCCTGCGCGCCGAGCTCCAGCAGGCGGAGTTGGAGCTGGAGGAACTGCGCACCGTCGCCGCCCGCACCGCCTCCGAAGCCCAGCGCGCCCAAGCGGACGCCTCCCTGCGCGAGGAGCGGCTGCGTTCCGCCAGCGCCCGCCGCGAGCAGTTGCAGCAGGAAATCGAGCAAACCTCCGCCCGCATCGCCCAAGCCGCCGCCGACCTCGAAGGCGGAGAGCGCGAGCGCGCCGAACTGGCGGATCGCTCAGCCCAACTGGCGACCGAGATCGCCCACTGGGCGCAAACCTTGTGTGAGGTCGAGGCGCGCATCCCCGCCGCCGACCAGGCGGTCGAAGCGGCGCGCCGCGACTATCTGGTCGCACTCGACGCCGCGGCGGCCGAACGCAATCGCCTGCATCAGTGCCAGTCCCTGCGCAAGGCCCTCGAGCAGCGCGTGCAACGGCTCCAGGAGAGGCTGACCACCGCGCAGGAGGCGTGCCGTACGGCGACTGCGTCCGCGGCCGAGGCCGCCGCCCGCATCGAGCAGCTCACCTCCGAGCGCGCCGCCGCCCAGACGGAAATGGAACAGGCGGCTGCCGCTCGCATCGAGACCAGCGCCGCGCTGGCGGCCCTGGAACGTGACCGCGGCGACCTGCGCGAGGCCATCTCGGCGGCGGCGGCGCGCCTGCAGGCCCTGTGCGAGATGAACAACGGCGCGGGCGCCGACGGCGCTAAGGCTCTGCTCGAAGCCGCGGGGCAGGGCCGGCTGCCGGGCCCCCTGCAAGCGCTGAGAGCGGTCCTCCAGCCCCGACCAGGCATGGAGATCGCGGTGGAGGCGGCCCTGGGCATCCATGTGCACGGGGTCATCGCGCACGAGGAGGAGACGGCAGCGGCATCGGTGCGGCTGCTGCGCGCAAGCGACATCGGGCGCGCCTCGGTGGTGGTCTGCCGCGCCGGCGCAACCACAGGCCTCGACCCACGTGACTTGCCCGGCTGCCTGGGCACTGCTGCCGGCGTCGTCGAGTGTCCCCCCTGGGCGCGGCCGGCGGTAGAGCGTCTGCTGGGAAAGATCCTCATCGTCGGCACGCCGGAGGCGGCACGGAGCTTGACGGTGTGCGCGCTGCCGTGGGAGGCGATCGTCACGGTGGACGGGGAGGTGACCTATCCTTCGGGCGTGGTGGTGGCGGGACGCCCGGGAGCGGGACCGCTGCGGCGGGCGCGGGAAATGGAGGAGCTGGAACGGCAGTTGGCGGAGCTCCGCTCGCGGCTGGACGAGGTGACGCGGACGCGAGATGACGCCGGGCGCTGGATGGAGGACCTCGCCGTCGCCGAAGCATCTGCGAGTGAACACGTGCAGCGCTGCCGTGAGGGGCTGGAGCGACGGCGCAAGGAGCGCGAGGCGGCAGCCGAGCAGCTTGCGCGCCTGCACGCGGAGCGCGAGGGGGTGGAGTCGGAACTGGCGTCGCTGGGCCCGGAACTGGAGCAGGCGCGCGCCGACGAGCACGCGCTGACGCCACAGGCCGAACAGGCAAACGCGCGCCAGCAGCAGGCCGAAGAGGCGCTGGCGACCGCCGAGGAAACCGCGTCGTCCGAGCGCGCCCAGCGCGAATCCATGGCCCAGGAGTTGATGCGCCTGCGCCTGGAGTCGGCCGGGGTCGAGGGCCGCATCAACGCCTCACGCATCGCCGCCGCCAAGGTCGCGCAGACCCGCGAGCAGCTTGGCGCCGAGCTGGAGGCGGACCACGCCCTGCTGGCGCAGGCGGAGGCGCGGGTCGAGGAGTTGAACGCCATCGAGCAGGACGCCACCCAAGCCATCGAGCGGCTGACCATCGCCGCGCAAGCGAGGCAGGTGGAGGTGGAGCGCGCCAAGGATCGCCGCCAAGGGCTTCTGGAGGCCATCTCGGCCAAGCTCGAAGGGCAGAAGGAGCGCGCGGCGGCGGCCGAGGAGTTGCAGGGCCGCCTGCATCGCTCGGAGCTGCGCACCACCCAACTCCACAGCGAGATCGGTTTCCTGGAGCGCACCCTGCAGGAGGAATTCGGCCTCGAGATCAAGCAGGCGCTGCTGACGCACACGCCGGTGCCCAGCCGCGAGCAGGCGCGCCTGCGGGTGCGCGAGCTGGAGGCCGGGATCGCCGAACTGGGCGAGGTCAATCTCGGTGCGGTCGAGGAGTATGACCGCGTGCGCCAGCGCCTGGAGTTCCTGTCCGGTCAGCGCGCCGACATGATCCAGGCGCGCGACGACATCCAGCGCATCATCGCCGAAATCTCCGACACCACCCGCACCCGCTTCATGGAAACCTTCGAGGCGGTCGCCCGCGAGTTCGAGGACATCTTCATCACCCTCTTCGAGGGCGGCAACACCAAGCTCATCATCACCGATCCCAGCGATCCGCTCGAGAGCGGGATTGACGTCCACGTGCAGCTACCCGGCAAGCGCTCGCAGAACCTGCTGCTGCTGTCGGGCGGCGAGCGCGCGCTGACCACCGTCGCCTTGATCTTCGCCCTGCTGCGGGTGCGGCCGTCGCCGTTCGTGGTCCTGGACGAGGTGGATGCGCCGCTCGATGAAGCCAACGTCGGCCGCTTCGCCGGCATCCTGCGCGAGTTCGCCGAGCACTCTCAGTTCATCGTCATCACCCATAACACCCACACCATGCAGCATGCGCATACCCACTACGGGGTAACCATGGAGCAGCCCGGCGTCAGTCGGCTGCTGAGCATGCGCCTGGAGCAGGCGGAAGCCCACGCGGAGGCGCAGGCGTAG
- a CDS encoding aminopeptidase P family N-terminal domain-containing protein, translated as MRLDPLPAAEYAARVARLQQELRAAGLDVLVGYSSECEAGTTRYLAGFWPFFDFAGIVVPAQGDAILVTGGPESLEFARTFAHVPRICVNPRFVESSAPEWVPQVTGESFATILPRACGGVPRRVGIANWNILPQPIFEDLRAAAPAAELTPADDLLLRVQMVKS; from the coding sequence ATGAGACTTGATCCGCTGCCGGCGGCAGAGTACGCCGCGCGCGTCGCGCGGCTGCAGCAGGAGCTGCGCGCCGCCGGCCTCGACGTGCTGGTCGGCTACAGCAGCGAATGCGAAGCGGGCACTACCCGCTACCTTGCCGGCTTCTGGCCGTTCTTCGACTTCGCCGGCATCGTCGTCCCGGCGCAGGGCGACGCCATCCTGGTGACCGGCGGCCCGGAGTCACTGGAGTTCGCCCGCACCTTCGCCCACGTGCCCCGGATCTGCGTCAATCCGCGGTTCGTGGAATCGTCGGCGCCGGAGTGGGTGCCGCAGGTGACGGGCGAGAGCTTCGCCACCATCTTGCCCCGCGCTTGCGGCGGCGTCCCTCGGCGTGTCGGCATCGCCAACTGGAACATCCTGCCGCAGCCGATCTTCGAGGACCTGCGCGCCGCCGCCCCCGCAGCAGAGCTGACGCCCGCTGATGACCTGCTGCTGCGAGTGCAAATGGTCAAGTCC
- the srlD gene encoding sorbitol-6-phosphate dehydrogenase: MPNRVAIVTGAAQGLGEAIAHRLAAEGAQVVVADLNQEGARKVAADIETRHGGRALPVRCDVTSEDDVAGMVRAGVEAFGRLDLLVSNAGILIAGDIEEFPPAQWRKMIDVNLVGYFLCARAAAPVMRAQGSGVIIQINSKSGKRGSFKNSAYAASKFGGIGLTQSLALELAPEGIRVNAVCPGNLLDSPLWMDSLYAQYAKRWGMTGDEVRRKYEEQVPLGRGCTYDDVCNVVVFLAGDESSYMTGQAINVTGGQEMR, encoded by the coding sequence CTGCCCAATCGCGTGGCCATCGTCACCGGCGCGGCGCAGGGCCTGGGGGAAGCCATCGCCCACCGGCTCGCCGCCGAGGGCGCGCAGGTGGTCGTCGCCGACCTCAACCAGGAGGGGGCGCGCAAGGTGGCCGCCGACATCGAGACCCGCCATGGCGGGCGCGCGCTCCCGGTGCGCTGCGACGTGACCAGTGAGGACGACGTCGCGGGCATGGTGCGCGCGGGGGTGGAGGCGTTTGGCCGCCTCGACCTGCTGGTCAGCAACGCCGGCATCCTGATCGCCGGCGATATCGAGGAGTTCCCGCCGGCCCAGTGGCGCAAGATGATTGACGTCAACCTGGTGGGTTATTTTCTATGCGCGCGCGCGGCGGCCCCGGTCATGCGCGCGCAGGGCAGCGGGGTCATCATTCAGATCAACTCAAAATCGGGCAAGCGGGGCAGCTTCAAGAACTCGGCCTATGCGGCGAGCAAGTTCGGCGGCATCGGTCTCACCCAGAGCCTGGCGCTGGAGCTGGCGCCGGAGGGCATCCGCGTCAACGCTGTGTGCCCGGGCAACCTGCTCGACTCCCCGCTGTGGATGGACAGCCTCTACGCGCAGTACGCGAAACGCTGGGGCATGACCGGGGACGAGGTGCGACGCAAGTACGAGGAGCAGGTGCCGCTGGGGCGCGGGTGCACCTATGATGACGTATGCAATGTGGTGGTCTTCCTCGCCGGCGACGAATCATCATACATGACCGGGCAGGCGATCAACGTCACCGGCGGACAGGAGATGCGCTGA